The DNA region CGAGGCAGTGACATGGGCAACAGTTAGAAACAGTTAGATTTAAAATaaggacatttttacactaattacagtctttgtaatgtcatatgttactttacgacatgtgtaataatgctgaaCCTGCACCTGAAGTGCAGTTCAggcactgacctagtcttagagtctctataaaacaccaaatccaccggagatcctatttaaacctatagtcatATCATATAtagatttaaagtaaaatttatGTCATATATagatttaaattaaaacaaatgctCGTCTCTGGCAGGCGTGGAGGCGTCCTGCGCGTTGGCGCAGGAAGACGTAGAGCGGATGAAGAGTTACAAGAACTCAATCCTCAGCGTCGGACGAGATACGGGAATCGACCCGGCCATCATCGCCGCCATCATCTCCCGAGAAACCAGAGCCGGACACTTCCTCCAGGCAGACGGGTGGAACAGCGAACACAAGGCGTTCGGGATCATGCAGGTCGGTTTACAGCTTATTTATTCTAATTTACTATGTTATGTATGCTATCGATCTATAgactcagtgtgtctttgctatcgtaacgacaggaaaagtacaccttcatgcagctcaaaatgcaaagcaaaagtcatgtactaattctcttaattaatcattgtctctcagtgtctcttgctcatcattctctttaagagtagatcaggtgagctctgactttggtggattgctattgtaacggtgcagctacctggacgtgtccaacaaactcttctcagcagaggaaactgagctgctggttgacgctgtgaaggagctccagcagctcatttacgggaacagcaatgttattttatttactattctgtttattgttgatgtaaaagttgggattGTGCACTGCTGCACTCTGTGTTGaaaagatagcgatgaacgtctgactgttgacgtttGACTGGGTTGTATTCAGCCTCCATTGTCAAAATACTCCAGaaatactccagaaatgtacctgaacacacctcatttacacCTCGTTTTTGTTGAGCAGTAAACATTTCTATCATCCCAGGAGACAAATCAGCAAAGCAAAATATTACGTAATATAAATTAGCGATTGTTCgatataaattattcagtcttttcacaTATTTTCACCTATTCACACTAGACAAACATTCACAGAATAAGCTGTATTTCTATTCAaagtattttacttaaataagtCTTTAATTATGAGCCAAGCATCCACacagcaacaccctaacaaccacatGGAACACctcgcaaccacctagcaaagaTCTAAATAACATCCTGCTGCTCCAGGTGCACAGGGATAACCATCCTCGAGGAGGGAAGGACAGTGAGGAGCACATGGTTCAGGCCGTTGGTCTCCTCAAGAGCTTCATCCAGAGCATGAACAGCTCCTGGAGCCCTGAACTCCGATATAAAGGTCTGATTTTATATCATTACTCTACCTGATTCCACACTACACTGACACAATTtatcactatatatatttatatagcagcAGACTGTGCATCTATAgctgcagatataacagcagactgTGCATCTCTAgctgcagatataacagcagactgTGCATCTCTAgctgcagatataacagcagactgTGCATCTATAGCTGCAGGTATAACAGCAGACTGTGCATCTATAgctgcagatataacagcagactgTGCATCTATAGCTGCAGGTATAACAGCAGACTGTGCATCTATAgctgcagatataacagcagactgTGCATCTATAGCTGACGATATAACAGCAGACTGTGCATCTATAGCTGCAAATATAAGAGCAGACTGTGCATCTATCgctgcagatataacagcagactgtgcatctatagctgcagatataacagcagactgtgcatctatagctgcagatataacagcagactgAGCATCTCTAgctgcagatataacagcagactgtgcatctatagctgcagatataacagcagactgtgcatctatagctgcagatataacagcagactgTGGATCTATAGatgcagatataacagcagactgtgcatctatagctgcagatataacagcagCCTGCACATCTATAgctgcagatataacagcagactgTGCATCTCTAgctgcagatataacagcagactgtgcatctatagctgcagatataacagcagactgCGCATCTATAGatgcagatataacagcagactgCGCATCTATAgctgcagatataacagcagactgCGCATCTATAGatgcagatataacagcagactgtgcatctatagctgcagatataacagcagactgTGCATCTATAGATGCAGATATAATAGCAGACTGTGCATCTATAgctgcagatataacagcagactgCACATCTATAGatgcagatataacagcagactgCGCATCTATAGatgcagatataacagcagactgCGCATCTATAgctgcagatataacagcagactgtgcatctatagctgcagatataacagcagactgTGCATCTATAGatgcagatataacagcagactgCGCATCTATAGatgcagatataacagcagactgTGCATCTCTAgctgcagatataacagcagactgTGCATATCTAgctgcagatataacagcagactgCGCATCTCTAGCTGCAGATATAACAGCACACTGCATCTCTAgctgcagatataacagcagactgtgcatctatagctgcagatataacagcagactgTGCATCTCTAgctgcagatataacagcagactgTGCATCTCTAGCTGCAGATGTAACAGCAGACTGTGCATCTATAgctgcagatataacagcagactgTGCATCTATAGCTGCAGGTATAACAGCAGACTGTGCATCTCTAgctgcagatataacagcagactgtgcatctatagctgcagatataacagcagactgTGTATCTATAgctgcagatataacagcagactgTGCATCTCTAGCTGCAGATATAACAACAGACTGTGCATCTATAgctgcagatataacagcagactgtgcatctatagctgcagatataacagcagactgTGCATCTATAGATGCAGATATATCAGCAGACTATGCATCTATAgctgcagatataacagcagactgCACATCTATAGatgcagatataacagcagactgtgcatctatagctgcagatataacagcagactgCGCATCTATAGatgcagatataacagcagactgtgcatctatagctgcagatataacagcagactgtgcatctatagctgcagatataacagcagactgTGCATCTATAGCTGCAGATATAACAGCATACTGCGCATCTCTAGCTGCAGATATAACAGCATACTGCGCATCTCTAgctgcagatataacagcagactgtgctctctctctcaggaggaATCGCAGCGTATAACTGCGGACCCGGAGACGTCTCCTCTCAGGAAGTGGATCAGAACACCGAGGGAGGAGATTACTCCAGCGACGTCGTCGCCCGAGCCCAGTGGTACAAAAAAATCAACTTCTTCTGAACCAGAACCGCCCTGCTCACGATCCAGATCACACTCACTCTGTTCACACTGAATCTAATAAAGCTTTCCCTGCATTCACACTTACTGTCCTTCTCCTAAACAAATCTTATAAAACACTGTACCaatctatatatactgtattacagcTGTACAATCCA from Astyanax mexicanus isolate ESR-SI-001 chromosome 22, AstMex3_surface, whole genome shotgun sequence includes:
- the LOC111188762 gene encoding lysozyme g codes for the protein MALNLNIDLDKIPTTGAGSGTSKQLWNSSLTGVEASCALAQEDVERMKSYKNSILSVGRDTGIDPAIIAAIISRETRAGHFLQADGWNSEHKAFGIMQVHRDNHPRGGKDSEEHMVQAVGLLKSFIQSMNSSWSPELRYKGGIAAYNCGPGDVSSQEVDQNTEGGDYSSDVVARAQWYKKINFF